One Thiocapsa bogorovii DNA segment encodes these proteins:
- the pstC gene encoding phosphate ABC transporter permease subunit PstC — translation MNPSTLLIVLLGLMAFAYHFGRKRAISAAGGVARLNTLHSLPAYYGLYAALWAGIPALLLMGLWVGFQNEILITIVKSELPPEILDGMSSGQIGLIVNDIKNLASGTIVSGVVTPEMQAAADRYTQLDQIARWAMWLAVLAVAVAGMGYAWAKTKPTMRARNRVETIFMVILVIFSSIAILTTLGIILSVLFESLLFFKSVSPLEFFFGTLWSPQTALRADQVGASGAFGAVPLFTGTLMVSAIAMLVAVPIGLMSAIYLSEYAPRRVRSYAKPTLEVLAGVPTVVYGFFAALTVAPVIRELGISLGLDVASESALAAGLVMGIMIIPFVSSLSEDVINAVPQAMRDGSYALGATQSETIRRVIIPAALPGIVGGILLAVSRAIGETMIVVMAAGLAANLTANPLDSVTTVTVQIVTLLTGDQEFDSPKTMAAFALGLTLFVVTLTLNVIALQIVRKYREQYE, via the coding sequence ATGAATCCATCGACTCTATTGATTGTTTTGCTTGGGTTGATGGCGTTTGCCTATCACTTCGGGCGCAAACGCGCCATCTCCGCCGCCGGCGGTGTCGCACGCCTCAATACACTGCATTCGCTCCCCGCCTATTACGGGCTCTACGCGGCACTCTGGGCCGGAATCCCGGCATTGTTGCTGATGGGGCTCTGGGTCGGCTTCCAGAACGAGATCCTCATCACGATCGTCAAATCGGAGCTGCCGCCGGAGATCCTCGACGGCATGTCTTCCGGTCAGATCGGCCTGATCGTGAACGACATCAAGAACCTCGCCTCCGGCACCATCGTCTCCGGTGTCGTGACGCCCGAGATGCAGGCCGCCGCGGATCGCTACACTCAACTCGATCAGATCGCACGCTGGGCCATGTGGCTGGCTGTCTTGGCGGTTGCGGTCGCAGGTATGGGCTACGCTTGGGCCAAGACCAAGCCGACCATGCGGGCGCGCAACCGGGTCGAGACCATTTTTATGGTTATCCTGGTCATCTTCTCCTCGATCGCCATCCTGACGACGCTCGGGATCATCCTCTCGGTCCTGTTCGAGTCGCTGCTGTTCTTCAAATCCGTTTCGCCGCTCGAATTCTTCTTCGGCACACTTTGGAGTCCGCAGACCGCGCTGCGGGCCGATCAGGTCGGTGCCTCGGGCGCCTTCGGTGCCGTGCCGCTCTTCACCGGGACACTGATGGTCTCGGCGATTGCCATGCTGGTGGCGGTGCCGATCGGGCTCATGTCGGCCATCTATCTGTCGGAGTATGCGCCGCGCCGGGTTCGCTCCTATGCCAAGCCGACGCTCGAGGTGCTTGCGGGCGTGCCGACGGTGGTCTACGGATTCTTTGCCGCCCTGACCGTTGCGCCCGTCATTCGGGAGCTCGGAATCTCTCTGGGCCTGGACGTTGCCTCCGAGAGCGCCTTGGCCGCGGGTTTGGTGATGGGCATCATGATCATCCCATTCGTGTCGTCCTTGTCGGAGGACGTGATCAATGCCGTGCCGCAGGCGATGCGCGACGGCTCCTACGCCCTCGGGGCCACCCAGTCGGAGACGATCCGGCGCGTGATCATCCCGGCGGCTCTGCCCGGGATCGTCGGCGGGATTCTGCTCGCCGTCTCGAGGGCGATCGGCGAGACCATGATCGTCGTGATGGCTGCGGGTCTCGCGGCCAATCTGACGGCCAACCCGCTCGACAGCGTCACGACCGTCACCGTTCAGATCGTCACCCTGCTCACGGGGGACCAGGAATTCGACAGCCCCAAGACCATGGCGGCCTTCGCCCTGGGTCTGACCCTGTTTGTCGTCACCCTGACGCTCAACGTGATCGCCCTTCAGATCGTGCGCAAGTATCGGGAGCAGTATGAATAA
- the pstA gene encoding phosphate ABC transporter permease PstA, protein MNNARAAGAPPQRTIDIVNASLKRRYAKERRFRLLGLGAVVLGLLFVALLFADIVGKGYTAFQQTYIQLPVTFDASVIDPEGALDPETLRRANYAALIRKAQREVFPEVTARRDTRALGSMISVGASSHLRDMVLADPDLIGTTKEVWLLADDDIDMLVKGHIDRTLPESERRVKDQTLGWVERLESEGRIEKRFNTIFFTHGTSREPELAGIAGALMGSFYTLALTLLFSFPIGVGAALYLEEFAPKNRWTDLIEVNINNLAAVPSIVFGLLGLAVFIGIFGVPRSTPLIAALVLSLMTLPTIIIASRAALKSVPPSIREAALGVGASPLQTQLHHVLPLAMPGMLTGTIIGMAQALGETAPLLMIGMIAFIVDIPSGFTSPSTVLPVQIFLWADSPERAFVERTSAAIMVLLAFLILMNLTAVLLRRRFERRW, encoded by the coding sequence ATGAATAACGCGCGTGCGGCCGGTGCCCCGCCTCAACGCACCATCGACATCGTCAACGCCAGTCTGAAGCGGCGCTATGCCAAGGAGCGGCGTTTCCGCCTGCTCGGCCTCGGCGCCGTGGTCTTGGGCTTGTTGTTCGTCGCGCTGCTGTTCGCGGATATCGTCGGCAAGGGCTACACGGCCTTTCAGCAGACCTATATCCAGTTGCCGGTGACCTTCGATGCCTCCGTCATCGATCCCGAAGGTGCGCTCGACCCCGAGACCCTCAGGCGTGCCAACTATGCCGCGCTGATCCGAAAGGCCCAGCGCGAGGTCTTCCCCGAGGTCACGGCGCGCCGGGATACGCGGGCACTCGGGTCCATGATCAGCGTCGGCGCTTCCTCGCATCTTCGCGATATGGTTCTGGCCGACCCCGATCTGATCGGGACCACGAAAGAGGTTTGGCTGCTTGCCGACGACGACATCGACATGTTGGTCAAAGGGCACATCGATCGGACGCTTCCGGAGAGCGAACGCCGTGTGAAGGACCAAACGCTCGGGTGGGTGGAACGGCTCGAGTCCGAGGGGCGCATCGAGAAGCGCTTCAACACCATCTTCTTCACGCACGGAACCTCGCGCGAGCCCGAGCTGGCCGGGATTGCGGGTGCGCTCATGGGGTCCTTCTACACCTTGGCGTTGACCCTGCTCTTCTCCTTTCCGATCGGGGTGGGCGCGGCACTCTATCTCGAGGAGTTCGCGCCCAAGAATCGCTGGACCGATCTGATCGAGGTCAACATCAACAACCTGGCGGCCGTTCCCTCGATCGTGTTCGGGCTCTTGGGGCTCGCGGTCTTTATCGGGATCTTCGGCGTGCCGCGATCGACACCCTTGATCGCGGCCTTGGTCCTGAGTTTGATGACCTTGCCGACCATCATCATCGCCAGCCGCGCGGCGCTGAAGTCGGTCCCGCCCTCCATCCGCGAGGCGGCGCTTGGCGTGGGCGCCTCGCCCCTGCAGACGCAGCTGCATCATGTGCTGCCGCTGGCGATGCCCGGCATGTTGACAGGCACCATCATCGGGATGGCGCAGGCACTCGGCGAGACCGCGCCCTTGCTGATGATCGGTATGATCGCCTTTATCGTCGATATTCCGAGCGGCTTCACCTCGCCCTCCACGGTGCTGCCGGTCCAGATCTTCCTCTGGGCCGACAGCCCCGAGCGCGCCTTCGTCGAGCGCACCTCCGCGGCCATCATGGTTCTGCTCGCCTTCCTGATCCTGATGAACCTGACCGCCGTCCTGCTGCGCCGTCGCTTCGAGCGGCGCTGGTGA
- a CDS encoding PstS family phosphate ABC transporter substrate-binding protein, with product MNKTIIAAAVTLAAASLSTQAMARDSIWIAGSSTVFPFSTAVAETFGRESSFPTPKVESLGTGGGFKLFCSGVGVDKSDISNASRAIKLSEFEQCQANGVTEITEVKFGYDGIAIANSKSGPVVDLTLGELWMALAKDVPNDAGELVPNPYKKWSEINKDLPDVAIEVLGPPPTSGTRDAFVELAMEGGCDSFDSIKALKKTDKDKHKAVCHGIREDGAFVEAGENDNLIVQKLVANPNALGIFGYSFLDQNADKVQGAKIDGVEPTFETIADGSYPVSRSIYFYVKNAHVGTIPGIQEYVAEFTNDKAWGPEGYLADKGLIPLPDDMRASVAEQAQALTPMEAPAK from the coding sequence ATGAACAAAACGATTATCGCTGCAGCGGTCACACTCGCGGCGGCCTCTCTCTCGACCCAGGCGATGGCCCGTGATTCCATCTGGATCGCCGGCTCGTCCACCGTCTTCCCCTTCTCCACCGCGGTCGCCGAGACCTTCGGTCGCGAGTCGTCTTTCCCCACGCCCAAGGTCGAGTCCCTAGGCACCGGAGGCGGCTTCAAGCTTTTCTGCTCCGGCGTCGGCGTCGACAAGTCCGATATCAGCAACGCCTCGCGGGCCATCAAGCTCTCCGAGTTCGAGCAGTGTCAGGCCAACGGCGTGACCGAGATCACCGAAGTGAAGTTCGGCTATGACGGCATCGCGATCGCGAACTCCAAATCCGGTCCCGTGGTCGACCTGACCCTCGGTGAGCTGTGGATGGCACTGGCGAAGGACGTCCCGAACGACGCCGGTGAGCTGGTTCCGAACCCCTACAAGAAGTGGAGCGAGATCAACAAGGATCTGCCTGATGTGGCCATCGAGGTGCTCGGCCCGCCGCCCACCTCCGGCACCCGCGATGCGTTCGTGGAGCTGGCGATGGAAGGCGGCTGCGACAGCTTCGATTCCATCAAGGCGCTCAAGAAGACCGACAAGGACAAGCACAAGGCGGTCTGTCACGGTATCCGCGAAGACGGCGCCTTCGTCGAGGCCGGCGAGAACGACAACCTGATCGTTCAGAAGCTGGTGGCCAACCCGAACGCCTTGGGCATCTTCGGCTATAGTTTCCTCGATCAGAACGCAGACAAGGTGCAGGGTGCGAAGATCGACGGCGTCGAGCCGACCTTCGAGACGATCGCCGACGGCTCCTATCCGGTCTCGCGCTCGATCTATTTCTATGTCAAGAACGCCCACGTCGGCACCATTCCGGGCATCCAGGAATACGTCGCCGAGTTCACCAACGACAAGGCATGGGGCCCCGAGGGTTATCTGGCCGACAAGGGTCTGATCCCGCTGCCGGACGACATGCGTGCCAGCGTGGCCGAGCAGGCGCAGGCGCTCACCCCGATGGAGGCTCCCGCCAAGTAA
- the pstB gene encoding phosphate ABC transporter ATP-binding protein PstB encodes MSTTVDEMSRRTGAMSSAELSGERESRATVGDVTVANPRMVCRDVDVWYGAKQAIKGVSLDIGKNEVVSMIGPSGCGKSTFLRCLNRMNDTIDGCRVTGSIQLDGQDIYDKGLDPVPLRAQVGMVFQKPNPFPKSIYENVAYGARIHGLTNNKAELDELVSASLQKAGLWSEVKDRLDQPGTGLSGGQQQRLCIARTIAVSPEVILMDEPCSALDPIATAIIEELIDELRANYSIAIVTHSMQQAARVSQRTAYFHLGDLIEVGETNQIFTNPKHRLTEDYITGRFG; translated from the coding sequence ATGAGCACCACGGTTGATGAGATGAGTCGACGCACCGGCGCGATGAGCTCTGCGGAGTTGTCCGGCGAGCGCGAGTCGCGCGCGACGGTCGGAGATGTCACGGTTGCGAACCCGCGCATGGTGTGTCGCGACGTCGATGTCTGGTACGGCGCCAAGCAAGCCATCAAGGGCGTCAGTCTGGATATCGGCAAGAACGAGGTCGTTTCCATGATCGGCCCCTCCGGCTGCGGGAAATCGACCTTTCTGCGCTGTCTGAACCGGATGAACGACACCATCGACGGGTGTCGCGTCACCGGGTCCATCCAGCTCGACGGTCAGGATATCTACGACAAGGGACTCGATCCGGTGCCGTTGCGCGCCCAGGTCGGGATGGTGTTCCAGAAGCCGAATCCCTTCCCCAAGTCGATCTACGAGAACGTTGCCTACGGTGCGCGCATCCACGGGCTCACCAACAACAAGGCCGAGCTCGACGAGCTGGTCTCGGCCAGTCTTCAGAAGGCCGGCCTCTGGAGCGAGGTCAAGGATCGCCTGGACCAACCCGGGACCGGGCTCTCCGGCGGCCAACAGCAGCGGCTGTGCATCGCGCGCACCATCGCCGTCTCCCCCGAGGTGATCCTGATGGACGAGCCTTGCTCTGCGCTCGATCCGATCGCCACCGCCATCATCGAGGAGTTGATCGACGAGCTGCGGGCCAACTACAGCATCGCCATCGTCACCCACTCGATGCAGCAGGCCGCGCGCGTCTCGCAGCGCACCGCCTATTTTCATCTCGGTGATCTGATCGAGGTCGGCGAGACCAATCAGATCTTCACCAACCCAAAGCACAGGTTGACCGAGGACTATATTACCGGGCGGTTCGGCTGA